The Cydia amplana chromosome 21, ilCydAmpl1.1, whole genome shotgun sequence genome includes a window with the following:
- the LOC134658224 gene encoding uridine 5'-monophosphate synthase-like codes for MWSHEQLALELFDAGAVRLGDIEAKAGRRTPIYFDLRVIVSHPTIMMAVALHLQKLAAEIKHDILCGVPYAALPIAAVMSVNTGTPMIMKRKETKLYATKKILEGIFRPKQKCLVIEDVVTSGGSLLETVSTLRNEGLSVTDAVVVLDREQGGAAVLKRNGVTAHSLFTMSELVKILKDAWRLTDEIVEMVSDHIKVCQFGIGDNLEIAEH; via the exons ATGTGGTCTCACGAGCAGCTTGCGTTGGAACTCTTCGACGCCGGCGCAGTCCGCCTGGGCGACATAGAGGCCAAGGCGGGCCGACGGACGCCCATCTACTTCGACCTGAGGGTCATCGTTTCTCACCCCACCATTATG ATGGCGGTAGCACTGCATCTCCAAAAACTAGCAGCCGAAATAAAGCACGACATCCTATGCGGAGTGCCGTACGCCGCCCTCCCGATCGCCGCCGTCATGAGCGTCAACACCGGAACCCCCATGATCATGAAACGAAAGGAAACTAAACTATACGCCACCAAGAAAATCCTCGAAGGAATCTTCCGACCGAAACAAAAATGTCTCGTTATAGAGGACGTGGTGACATCTGGCGGCAGTTTGCTAGAAACAGTAAGCACGCTACGCAACGAAGGCTTAAGCGTCACTGACGCCGTAGTAGTTCTCGATCGAGAACAAGGTGGCGCTGCTGTGCTCAAAAGGAATGGCGTCACTGCACACTCGCTTTTCACAATGAGCGAATTAGTGAAAATTCTTAAAGACGCCTGGCGATTAACAGATGAAATTGTAGAAATGGTTTCTGATCATATAAAAGTATGTCAGTTCGGTATTGGAGATAATTTAGAAATAGCTGAGCACTAA